Proteins encoded in a region of the Teredinibacter purpureus genome:
- the purM gene encoding phosphoribosylformylglycinamidine cyclo-ligase codes for MTQQTPPPSDAPQSLSYKDAGVDIDAGNALVERIKGVAKRTKRPEVMAGLGGFGALFELPKGYNEPVLVSGTDGVGTKLKLAMDMKKHDTIGIDLVAMCVNDLIVGGAEPLFFLDYYATGKLSVDIAAQVVEGIGDGCALSGCSLVGGETAEMPGMYEGEDYDLAGFCVGIVEKSKILDGSKVQAGDVLIGLASSGPHSNGYSLIRKILEVSNADLSTALGNTTLGDALLEPTRIYVKSLLNVMKQIDINALCHITGGGLTENIPRVLPESAKAVIECSRWQFPEVFAWLKEKGNVAAFEMYRTFNCGVGMVVCVAANDAERALELLKAEGEQAFVIGQIEAAKAGEEQVQLNDL; via the coding sequence ATGACTCAACAAACGCCACCCCCAAGCGACGCCCCTCAATCACTCAGCTATAAAGACGCCGGTGTCGATATCGACGCAGGAAATGCGTTGGTCGAACGTATAAAAGGCGTCGCTAAACGCACCAAGCGCCCCGAAGTGATGGCGGGTCTCGGTGGTTTTGGCGCACTGTTTGAACTACCCAAAGGCTATAACGAACCCGTATTGGTCTCGGGCACGGATGGTGTTGGCACCAAGCTTAAGCTTGCCATGGATATGAAAAAGCACGATACCATCGGTATAGACTTAGTCGCCATGTGCGTTAACGACCTTATCGTCGGCGGCGCAGAGCCCCTATTCTTCCTTGATTACTACGCGACCGGTAAGCTCTCCGTCGATATTGCCGCGCAGGTAGTAGAAGGCATTGGTGACGGTTGCGCGCTCTCTGGCTGCTCACTTGTTGGTGGTGAAACCGCTGAAATGCCAGGCATGTATGAAGGCGAAGACTACGACTTAGCCGGTTTTTGTGTGGGTATTGTTGAAAAGTCGAAAATTCTCGATGGCAGTAAAGTTCAAGCAGGAGATGTACTTATTGGACTAGCGTCTAGTGGCCCGCATTCGAACGGCTATTCGCTCATCCGCAAAATTTTAGAGGTCAGCAACGCCGACCTCAGCACCGCCCTAGGCAATACCACCTTAGGTGACGCCTTACTTGAACCTACGCGTATATATGTGAAGTCATTACTCAACGTAATGAAGCAAATCGACATAAATGCACTTTGCCATATTACTGGCGGCGGCCTCACCGAAAATATCCCTCGCGTATTACCTGAAAGCGCAAAAGCCGTAATTGAATGCAGCCGCTGGCAATTCCCCGAAGTATTCGCTTGGCTAAAAGAAAAAGGTAACGTAGCAGCATTCGAGATGTACCGCACCTTTAATTGTGGTGTAGGTATGGTGGTCTGTGTTGCCGCCAACGATGCTGAACGTGCTCTCGAACTTCTTAAGGCCGAAGGTGAACAAGCATTCGTAATAGGCCAAATTGAAGCCGCCAAGGCGGGTGAAGAGCAAGTTCAACTGAACGATTTATAA
- a CDS encoding DUF2066 domain-containing protein has translation MKIAENNVGWKAQWTRVAQSLVKMTIALSLFATAATAGANVDFFSASVPVASQSKADRIAAAQQGFAEVVVRISGSELVLDNAPLSRAQDNAIAYVEQFQYSSVMDVGLIAEGFNEQISLAFSAPAIERLLRDNNLPYWPINRPTTLVWLVEDNVVDGKQFINADIAPEVLEGFELASAQRGLPLSYPLLDLEDMMSLSAEQLWRLDEAAILEASERYSADAIVVGRYSTTSRGELLATWQFFHRGDSRVYDSRNLETAELGYFALNPLADYLGARYAIFSREGSVPALVLQLSGVNSFGDYRKALDYLENVAAVAGVFVAGVRQDTVLLHLDSDAGAEKFMSALVLDGRLEPVRVLGAGEVPVWQQIPKGSPENPLFYRWK, from the coding sequence GTGAAAATAGCCGAAAACAATGTTGGATGGAAGGCGCAATGGACGCGAGTAGCGCAATCACTAGTGAAAATGACGATAGCACTGTCTTTGTTCGCTACGGCCGCTACGGCAGGGGCAAATGTTGATTTTTTTAGCGCCAGCGTACCGGTTGCCTCGCAATCAAAAGCTGACCGTATTGCGGCTGCCCAGCAGGGGTTTGCCGAGGTTGTCGTTAGAATTTCGGGTAGCGAGTTAGTGCTTGATAACGCACCGCTTAGCCGTGCGCAAGATAATGCCATTGCCTATGTTGAACAATTTCAGTACTCGTCCGTGATGGATGTTGGCTTGATCGCGGAAGGCTTTAACGAGCAAATTTCACTCGCCTTTTCTGCGCCGGCCATAGAACGATTGCTGCGTGACAATAATTTACCCTATTGGCCTATCAATCGACCAACCACGCTAGTGTGGTTGGTCGAAGATAATGTTGTGGACGGCAAACAGTTTATAAATGCCGACATAGCTCCCGAAGTGTTAGAGGGGTTTGAGTTGGCGAGTGCTCAAAGAGGGTTGCCGTTAAGTTACCCCCTGTTAGATTTAGAAGATATGATGAGCTTGTCGGCTGAGCAGTTATGGCGGTTGGATGAAGCGGCTATTCTAGAGGCTTCAGAACGTTATAGTGCGGACGCCATCGTGGTAGGGCGATATTCCACAACATCGCGTGGTGAATTGTTGGCAACGTGGCAATTTTTTCATCGAGGAGACTCTCGTGTATACGACAGTCGAAACTTAGAGACTGCTGAGTTAGGTTATTTCGCGCTCAACCCTCTGGCAGATTATTTGGGTGCGCGTTACGCCATTTTTTCCCGCGAGGGCAGTGTGCCAGCCTTGGTGCTGCAATTGTCCGGCGTTAATAGTTTTGGTGATTATCGGAAGGCATTGGATTATCTTGAAAATGTTGCGGCTGTAGCGGGTGTATTTGTCGCAGGTGTGCGCCAAGATACGGTGTTGTTGCATTTGGACTCGGATGCGGGTGCCGAAAAATTTATGAGTGCCTTGGTGTTGGACGGACGGTTAGAACCCGTGCGTGTATTAGGGGCCGGTGAGGTGCCCGTATGGCAGCAAATACCAAAAGGCTCTCCTGAAAACCCTCTATTTTATCGTTGGAAATAA
- the hda gene encoding DnaA regulatory inactivator Hda produces the protein MSSSSPVQLSLGVSLRDDATFDNYFVASERTAQAIHRLKCLAGDPDQQLLMVWGMRGSGLTHLLQAACHIAGEHQRRVQYLPMADVRGYEAAHLCDGLEEMDIVCLDGIEHICGNAQWEKNLFHLFNRLRDGGKSLLVSSHESPTTLPIALADLKSRLLGCEVYQIESLNDEGKKEVLRLRAAARGMELPEEVANFILNRASRDMVDLFHLLNRLDDASLQEQRKLTIPFVKAVLGV, from the coding sequence ATGAGTAGTTCTTCTCCCGTTCAGTTGAGCCTTGGCGTTTCTTTGCGAGATGATGCCACGTTCGATAATTATTTTGTTGCGAGTGAGCGTACTGCGCAGGCAATTCATAGGCTTAAGTGTTTAGCGGGTGACCCCGATCAGCAACTACTGATGGTTTGGGGTATGCGAGGTTCTGGGCTTACCCATTTATTGCAGGCGGCTTGCCATATTGCCGGTGAGCATCAGCGTCGTGTCCAGTATTTACCAATGGCAGATGTTCGAGGTTACGAGGCTGCCCATCTTTGTGATGGTTTAGAAGAAATGGATATTGTTTGTTTGGATGGTATTGAGCATATTTGTGGCAATGCGCAGTGGGAGAAAAATCTTTTCCATTTATTTAATCGGTTGAGAGATGGGGGGAAATCTTTACTAGTATCTTCTCATGAGAGCCCGACAACCTTGCCTATCGCGCTAGCGGATTTAAAATCCCGATTACTGGGGTGCGAGGTGTATCAGATAGAAAGTTTAAATGACGAGGGTAAAAAGGAGGTATTACGTTTGCGTGCAGCGGCGCGTGGAATGGAATTGCCTGAAGAAGTTGCTAACTTTATTTTAAACCGTGCTTCGCGTGATATGGTGGACTTGTTTCATTTGCTAAATCGCTTGGACGATGCGTCTTTACAGGAGCAGCGAAAGCTAACCATTCCATTTGTGAAAGCAGTATTAGGTGTTTGA
- a CDS encoding glycosyl hydrolase 53 family protein, producing the protein MIFKNTLIHPKGQATLLGCLTFLLSIMLFTTNATAQNLANNPDFENGTNSWSVSGTSSAMLLESDGRSGNRLTHYSSSNNYNVNTYQTLTGLTAGTYALSVYSVGGDSSDAYIYAENCGSNNVRVDVPAISWGNWTQITLNNIDVIGSSCTIGMATDNTEWTSFDDVSFVLVSAATNPTPVPTPTPTAQPTSTPTPTPTPSPTDEPGTGTQNITVRASGTDGSESITLSVGDNNVQTWTLSASMQDYTASTSASGDIEVAFTNDASGLDVQVDYIIVNGETRQAEDMAENTGLWDETCGGGAYSEIMHCNGAINFGATSGNSGGTNPTPTPAPTSGPTSTPTPTPQPTQEPNTDSAVGILASHGFNYARIRILVNPPGNYGLHQDLDYVIAMAQEAKANGMKILLDFFYSDWWADPGQNYAPDAWANMNIGTLESTLYNYTRDTLTSMQNAGVLPDMVQVGNEVNPGMCWDLGRIETNGWGNFVRLTNSGYDAVKSIGNIPVIIQYAGQGSEATSWYSSYSNNGGKMDAQGLSFYEMWHGGINTAVSTINTLHNTYGQDVYLVETAAYWTRSDANESTSYTHSKQGQYDFLYDLTNAVENLNGFKGIFYWGATWSQASRWLSAPDWSNDDAGTRSLFDDNAQLTPAANAIMDAGGLPVMGVDVSEAHYAESRGVQYKDL; encoded by the coding sequence ATGATTTTTAAAAACACCCTAATCCATCCAAAGGGACAAGCAACACTACTAGGATGTTTAACTTTTCTACTTTCAATAATGCTGTTCACCACAAACGCAACAGCACAAAACCTGGCCAACAATCCAGACTTTGAAAATGGTACTAACAGCTGGAGCGTGTCAGGAACGTCTTCTGCCATGCTCTTAGAATCTGACGGTAGAAGTGGAAACCGTCTAACCCACTATTCATCCAGCAATAACTACAATGTAAACACCTATCAAACCCTTACAGGTTTAACGGCTGGCACCTACGCATTATCCGTTTATTCCGTAGGCGGAGATTCAAGCGATGCTTACATTTACGCTGAAAACTGCGGCAGCAATAATGTTCGTGTAGATGTACCCGCAATTTCGTGGGGAAATTGGACGCAAATTACGCTAAACAATATTGACGTTATCGGCAGCAGTTGCACCATTGGCATGGCAACAGACAATACTGAATGGACGAGCTTTGATGATGTATCTTTTGTTCTCGTATCCGCCGCCACCAACCCAACACCGGTGCCCACACCAACACCAACGGCTCAACCAACATCAACACCCACTCCAACACCTACACCTTCCCCCACAGATGAGCCTGGCACCGGAACACAAAATATTACAGTACGCGCTAGCGGCACAGATGGCAGTGAATCAATCACACTGAGTGTTGGCGACAATAACGTTCAGACGTGGACATTAAGCGCAAGCATGCAAGACTACACGGCATCCACTAGCGCTTCGGGTGATATTGAAGTGGCCTTTACCAATGACGCCAGCGGTTTAGATGTACAAGTGGATTACATCATCGTGAACGGTGAAACGCGTCAAGCAGAAGACATGGCCGAAAACACTGGCCTTTGGGATGAAACCTGCGGCGGCGGCGCTTACTCAGAAATAATGCATTGCAACGGCGCTATTAATTTTGGCGCAACTAGCGGCAATAGTGGCGGTACTAACCCCACACCAACGCCAGCCCCAACCTCTGGGCCCACATCAACACCCACACCTACGCCACAACCTACCCAAGAACCCAATACGGATTCTGCCGTTGGCATTTTAGCCAGCCATGGTTTTAATTACGCCCGCATTCGTATTTTGGTAAACCCTCCAGGCAATTACGGTTTACATCAAGATCTTGATTACGTTATTGCAATGGCACAAGAAGCGAAAGCCAATGGCATGAAGATACTACTCGACTTCTTCTATTCCGATTGGTGGGCAGATCCAGGACAAAACTACGCACCTGACGCGTGGGCCAACATGAACATTGGTACGCTGGAAAGTACACTCTACAATTACACTCGCGATACGCTAACCTCTATGCAAAATGCAGGTGTTCTTCCCGACATGGTACAGGTGGGTAACGAAGTAAACCCAGGAATGTGTTGGGATCTTGGTAGAATTGAAACCAACGGTTGGGGCAACTTTGTGCGCTTAACTAACTCAGGTTACGATGCAGTTAAAAGCATTGGTAATATTCCCGTTATTATTCAATATGCAGGCCAAGGATCAGAAGCGACCTCTTGGTATTCAAGCTATTCGAATAACGGCGGTAAAATGGATGCACAGGGCCTATCATTTTACGAGATGTGGCACGGCGGCATTAATACGGCCGTCTCTACCATTAATACGCTACACAACACCTACGGACAAGATGTTTACCTTGTTGAAACTGCAGCGTACTGGACACGCAGCGATGCCAACGAAAGCACCTCGTACACCCACTCTAAGCAAGGTCAGTACGATTTCTTATACGACCTTACCAATGCCGTAGAAAACCTGAATGGCTTCAAAGGTATTTTCTATTGGGGTGCAACGTGGAGCCAGGCTAGCCGTTGGTTGAGCGCGCCAGACTGGTCGAATGACGACGCAGGAACACGCAGCTTGTTCGATGACAATGCACAGCTAACACCTGCCGCCAATGCCATAATGGATGCCGGAGGTCTTCCGGTAATGGGCGTAGATGTATCTGAAGCACACTACGCTGAATCGCGCGGCGTTCAATATAAAGACTTGTAA
- the sppA gene encoding signal peptide peptidase SppA, protein MFKIIGFIWDKFWRLITGVRTALLNVIFLAIVISIIASLSSAPSYDIPSSTALYIAPEGYLVDQRTYNPTPADLMFGAGDQIAETPLQELIDSIIEASLDARITALVMNLNHFNGGGISKMEELGQALDAFKATGKPIYTYADNYSQQQYFLASYADTLFMNDMGNVLMTGFGTFRNYYKDAADTLAIKFHVFRVGDYKDAVEPFMRNSMSDASREHNSRWINELWQRYVTIVSHNREIPAEQINAFIASISDSDAAQKDPLSNIAQNLQLVDVIDSRNGINDALIELLGKEEDGESFNAISLEHYRRSATPTLHSDSPNIGLIVATGTIVDGYQDVDMIGGDSLSDLIAQARNDETLKALIIRVNSGGGSAFASEVIRKEILTARDNDLPIYISMGSMAASGGYWISTAANEIWSTPATLTGSIGVWGLVPNLSNALTNMGIHSDGVGTTPLSDLYNIDRALSTPAKNLIQNGVNDVYARFLNIVAEARDSDPTSVNEIAGGRVWTGETAKSLGLVDNLGSLSDLLAHIANVHALDTYQVKKIEAPLSTSEKIMQQLMKQVSLSVDGALLSNSLQSLDMLNTLGGHHANTLVKAFSQYVKPALQDGTQPAVMAHCLECYAP, encoded by the coding sequence ATGTTTAAAATTATTGGTTTTATTTGGGATAAGTTTTGGCGTTTAATTACCGGCGTTCGAACGGCGTTATTAAATGTTATCTTTCTTGCTATCGTCATTTCAATTATTGCTAGCCTATCGTCGGCGCCTAGCTACGATATCCCCAGCAGTACAGCACTGTATATTGCACCGGAAGGCTACCTAGTTGACCAAAGAACCTATAATCCCACACCAGCCGATTTGATGTTTGGTGCCGGCGATCAAATAGCCGAAACCCCGCTCCAAGAATTAATCGATTCTATTATAGAGGCCTCGCTTGATGCGCGCATTACCGCACTAGTGATGAACCTTAATCATTTCAATGGTGGCGGCATTAGCAAGATGGAAGAGTTAGGGCAAGCGCTCGATGCTTTCAAAGCTACCGGAAAACCTATTTACACCTATGCCGACAACTATTCGCAACAACAATACTTTCTAGCCAGCTATGCCGACACCTTATTTATGAACGATATGGGGAACGTACTGATGACAGGCTTTGGTACTTTTCGAAACTATTACAAAGATGCCGCCGACACCCTCGCCATTAAGTTCCACGTGTTTCGCGTAGGCGATTACAAAGACGCGGTTGAACCCTTTATGCGCAACTCTATGTCGGACGCTTCTCGCGAGCACAACAGCCGCTGGATTAACGAGCTGTGGCAACGTTACGTTACTATCGTCAGCCATAATCGAGAAATTCCAGCCGAGCAGATCAACGCCTTTATTGCCTCTATTTCAGACAGTGACGCTGCGCAAAAAGACCCCTTATCCAACATTGCACAAAATCTACAATTGGTAGACGTCATTGATTCTCGTAACGGTATTAATGACGCGTTAATTGAACTCTTAGGAAAAGAAGAAGACGGCGAAAGCTTTAACGCCATAAGCCTAGAGCATTACCGTCGATCCGCGACACCAACTCTACATTCAGATAGCCCTAACATTGGCCTCATAGTCGCCACCGGAACCATTGTTGATGGCTACCAAGATGTGGATATGATTGGCGGTGATAGCCTCAGCGATTTAATAGCGCAAGCGCGAAATGACGAGACCCTAAAGGCTCTTATTATTCGCGTTAACAGTGGTGGTGGCAGTGCCTTTGCCTCTGAAGTTATTCGTAAAGAAATTTTAACTGCGCGCGACAATGACCTGCCCATTTATATTTCCATGGGTAGTATGGCGGCCTCTGGCGGCTATTGGATTTCAACAGCCGCCAATGAAATTTGGTCCACCCCAGCCACGCTTACGGGCTCTATTGGTGTCTGGGGATTAGTACCAAACTTATCCAACGCACTGACCAATATGGGGATACATTCGGACGGCGTTGGTACAACACCGTTATCCGATTTATACAATATTGATAGAGCGCTCTCTACGCCGGCAAAAAATCTTATTCAAAACGGCGTCAATGATGTGTACGCCCGCTTTTTAAACATCGTTGCAGAAGCGCGAGATAGCGACCCCACAAGTGTAAATGAAATAGCCGGTGGACGTGTATGGACGGGCGAAACAGCAAAATCTCTCGGGCTTGTCGATAACCTGGGCAGCCTCTCCGATCTCCTTGCCCACATCGCTAACGTGCACGCACTAGACACTTATCAGGTTAAAAAAATTGAAGCGCCACTTTCAACGTCTGAAAAAATTATGCAACAACTCATGAAGCAAGTTAGCCTAAGCGTTGACGGTGCCCTCTTGTCCAATTCACTCCAGAGCCTCGATATGCTGAACACCCTTGGCGGACATCACGCGAATACGCTCGTTAAGGCTTTTTCACAGTATGTAAAACCTGCACTTCAGGACGGCACGCAACCGGCAGTAATGGCCCATTGCCTTGAGTGTTACGCGCCCTAA
- a CDS encoding DUF2069 domain-containing protein, which translates to MSTKPVAPIAHLEQKVFYSVLATAVCVAGLILLFIGWHLSRNSGPNWVVLLAQSVPVLLLLPGLWQKYYRSYSWLCFLMLVYFVKAVDGAFTSTANWTDGVFVFLTSSLFISAMLAARWLQRMQKR; encoded by the coding sequence ATGTCAACAAAGCCAGTAGCCCCCATCGCTCACTTAGAACAGAAAGTTTTTTACAGTGTACTCGCCACAGCCGTATGTGTTGCTGGGCTTATACTGCTATTCATTGGTTGGCACTTAAGCCGTAATAGTGGCCCAAACTGGGTGGTATTATTGGCGCAATCTGTCCCCGTATTATTACTATTGCCCGGCCTCTGGCAAAAATATTACCGCAGCTATAGCTGGCTCTGTTTTTTAATGCTGGTGTATTTTGTTAAAGCCGTCGACGGTGCCTTCACCTCTACCGCCAACTGGACCGACGGCGTTTTTGTTTTTTTAACCTCGTCACTATTTATTTCTGCAATGCTCGCAGCACGCTGGCTGCAACGCATGCAAAAACGTTAG
- the wrbA gene encoding NAD(P)H:quinone oxidoreductase yields MPQPYILVLYYSRQGATRAMAQLIARGVETAGLEARLRTVPAISTVCETTEDDIPTEGDLYCNENDLKDCAGLILGSPTRFGNMAAPLKYFIDNTSSLWLNGDLIGKPAAMFTSTSSMHGGQESTLLSMMLPLLHQGMVIAGIPYSQQALHETKTGGTPYGASHVSGTQHDQNMSDDEQQLCKFLGKRVANLAQRLA; encoded by the coding sequence ATGCCTCAGCCCTATATTCTCGTTCTCTATTACAGCCGCCAAGGTGCCACCCGAGCGATGGCTCAGCTCATTGCCCGTGGCGTAGAAACCGCAGGGCTTGAAGCTCGTTTGCGGACCGTGCCTGCTATTTCGACCGTATGCGAAACGACCGAAGATGATATCCCGACAGAAGGCGATTTATACTGCAATGAAAATGATTTAAAAGACTGCGCAGGTCTAATACTGGGAAGCCCTACTCGTTTTGGCAATATGGCTGCACCCCTAAAATATTTTATCGATAACACTTCTAGCCTTTGGCTAAACGGTGATTTAATAGGCAAGCCCGCCGCAATGTTCACCTCTACAAGCTCTATGCACGGGGGCCAAGAATCCACCTTGCTCTCTATGATGCTACCCCTGCTACACCAAGGCATGGTCATTGCCGGAATACCCTATAGTCAACAAGCACTGCACGAGACCAAAACGGGTGGAACCCCCTATGGCGCAAGCCATGTAAGCGGAACACAGCATGACCAAAACATGAGTGATGATGAGCAACAATTGTGTAAATTTTTAGGCAAGCGTGTAGCAAACCTTGCACAACGTCTCGCTTAA
- the arsC gene encoding arsenate reductase (glutaredoxin) (This arsenate reductase requires both glutathione and glutaredoxin to convert arsenate to arsenite, after which the efflux transporter formed by ArsA and ArsB can extrude the arsenite from the cell, providing resistance.): MTDTVTIYHNPRCSKSRQTLALIEAAGIAPEVVLYLETPPTATELQLLLNTLEMSPRALLRKGEQAYKDCALSNGALSDAEIIDYMVQYPKLIERPIVTKAGRAILGRPPENVNTLIG, from the coding sequence ATGACCGACACCGTAACAATTTACCACAACCCTCGCTGCTCAAAATCTCGCCAAACACTGGCTTTAATTGAAGCGGCTGGGATTGCGCCAGAAGTGGTGCTCTATCTCGAAACGCCCCCCACGGCAACCGAACTACAATTGCTACTGAACACATTGGAAATGAGCCCACGCGCACTTTTGCGTAAGGGCGAACAAGCCTATAAAGATTGCGCACTTTCGAATGGCGCATTAAGTGACGCCGAGATTATTGATTATATGGTGCAATACCCCAAACTAATCGAAAGACCAATAGTCACTAAAGCGGGCCGCGCCATACTCGGTCGTCCACCCGAAAATGTTAACACGCTCATAGGTTAA
- a CDS encoding YihY family inner membrane protein — protein MSRKPNSKRAQPSGKTTHIVRLRAYLSSMTGFVAELAHEFIDKGCQKSAAALTYMTLFALVPLMTVTYAMFSIIPAFDGVAEELQGMIFTHFLPETGNEVTDYLADFSSQARSLTKVGVVILLVTAYLMLRNIEKTFNAIWGVRQGRSGLFGYLLYWAILSIGPLLLGAGFVVSTYLLSLKLIVTELNEWGLTSTIVQLLPWLMTSVAFTLLFVAVPNCRVPFRFGLIGGILTAILFELLKNLFGYLVANSSFKLIYGAFAVVPLFLLWINFLWTIILGGAVFVRTLAEHSYASRVLRYSDMLAVLRCLALFRDKLRSGATVGDKDCVNLGLGLVHWQRLRSLLVEFRWIVVTDSGDYVLSRDLKQASLWDVAEMVRLPVNEQLADNDNIPSPEPWLRDFLARQAQIGENARQTYAIPLETLFSQER, from the coding sequence ATGAGTCGAAAACCCAATAGCAAGCGTGCACAGCCCTCAGGCAAAACAACGCACATCGTGAGGCTGAGAGCGTATCTCTCGTCGATGACGGGCTTTGTTGCGGAGTTGGCTCATGAGTTTATTGATAAGGGCTGTCAGAAGAGTGCCGCGGCCTTAACCTACATGACACTGTTCGCTCTTGTGCCTTTAATGACGGTGACGTATGCCATGTTTTCGATTATTCCTGCGTTTGATGGGGTGGCAGAAGAGCTTCAGGGTATGATTTTTACCCATTTTTTACCGGAAACTGGCAACGAAGTGACCGATTATTTGGCTGATTTTTCGTCGCAGGCTCGAAGTTTAACGAAGGTGGGCGTCGTTATACTGTTGGTTACGGCGTACCTCATGCTGCGCAATATCGAGAAAACCTTTAACGCAATTTGGGGTGTTAGGCAGGGCCGTAGTGGCTTGTTTGGCTACCTGCTCTATTGGGCCATTCTGAGTATTGGCCCTTTATTGCTGGGTGCGGGCTTTGTTGTAAGTACGTACTTACTTTCGTTAAAGCTAATAGTCACTGAGCTGAATGAGTGGGGGCTTACATCGACCATCGTCCAATTATTACCGTGGCTGATGACCAGTGTGGCCTTTACCCTTTTGTTCGTGGCGGTGCCTAATTGTCGCGTTCCTTTCCGTTTTGGCCTTATCGGCGGTATTTTAACTGCAATACTGTTTGAGCTACTTAAAAACCTGTTTGGATATTTGGTGGCGAATTCCAGTTTTAAACTGATTTACGGCGCGTTTGCGGTGGTGCCACTATTTCTTCTATGGATTAACTTTCTTTGGACCATTATTTTGGGTGGCGCCGTATTTGTGCGTACGTTAGCCGAGCACAGTTATGCCTCTCGGGTGCTGCGTTATTCCGATATGCTCGCGGTATTGCGTTGTTTGGCGCTGTTCAGAGATAAATTGCGGTCCGGGGCTACCGTGGGCGATAAGGATTGTGTGAATTTGGGCTTAGGGCTCGTACATTGGCAGCGATTACGGTCGTTACTGGTGGAGTTTCGTTGGATAGTGGTGACGGACTCGGGAGATTATGTTCTCAGTCGTGACCTTAAACAGGCCAGCTTATGGGATGTGGCAGAGATGGTGCGGTTACCGGTGAATGAACAATTGGCCGATAACGATAACATTCCCAGCCCTGAGCCCTGGTTGCGTGACTTTTTAGCGCGTCAGGCCCAGATCGGTGAAAACGCACGTCAAACGTACGCCATTCCGCTTGAGACACTCTTTTCTCAAGAGCGCTAG
- a CDS encoding response regulator codes for MAIPLLICDDSNMARKQVARSLPEHWDVDVTFAGNGVEAMKVIREGKGEMVFLDLTMPEMDGFGVLETVKKEDLKSVIIVISGDIQPEARERVRALGALDFIKKPVSKEKLHSVLETFGLL; via the coding sequence ATGGCTATCCCTTTACTGATATGCGACGACTCCAATATGGCGCGTAAGCAGGTTGCACGTTCATTGCCCGAGCACTGGGACGTGGATGTCACGTTTGCGGGCAATGGCGTTGAGGCAATGAAAGTGATTCGTGAAGGCAAAGGTGAAATGGTGTTTCTTGACCTCACAATGCCCGAAATGGACGGGTTTGGTGTGCTCGAGACCGTGAAAAAGGAAGACTTAAAAAGCGTGATTATTGTTATTTCGGGTGATATTCAGCCCGAAGCCCGTGAGCGCGTTCGCGCCTTGGGAGCGCTCGATTTTATCAAAAAGCCCGTCAGCAAAGAAAAACTTCACTCAGTATTGGAAACCTTTGGCTTACTGTAG